The Nocardioides humi genome includes a region encoding these proteins:
- the catA gene encoding catechol 1,2-dioxygenase — MSVDTTHEVATAAASGASATERFHTDKSPFAAVRDTPPERVDALARKVLAAVHATIREERVSYDEYNALKAWMINVGEDGEWPLFLDVWVEHVVEEVNTDHREGSKGTIEGPYYVPDAPERGARGTIAMRDGEAGTPMLWSGQVTSTHGSPLGGAVVELWHADSDGFYSQFAPGIPEWNLRGTFTTDEQGRFEITSIRPAPYQIPTDGSCGKLIAAAGWHAWRPAHLHVKVSAPGHELLTAQLYFPGDEHNDDDIADAVKPELMLAPVDQPDGSITVDYGFVLDPVRA; from the coding sequence ATGTCCGTCGACACCACGCACGAGGTCGCGACCGCCGCGGCCTCGGGAGCCAGCGCCACCGAGCGCTTCCACACCGACAAGTCCCCCTTCGCCGCGGTCCGCGACACCCCGCCGGAGCGGGTCGACGCCCTGGCCCGCAAGGTGCTCGCCGCCGTCCACGCCACCATCCGCGAGGAGCGGGTCAGCTACGACGAGTACAACGCCCTCAAGGCCTGGATGATCAACGTCGGCGAGGACGGCGAGTGGCCGCTCTTCCTCGACGTCTGGGTCGAGCACGTCGTCGAGGAGGTCAACACCGACCACCGCGAGGGCAGCAAGGGCACCATCGAGGGCCCCTACTACGTGCCGGACGCGCCCGAGCGCGGCGCCCGCGGCACCATCGCGATGCGCGACGGCGAGGCCGGCACCCCGATGCTCTGGTCGGGCCAGGTCACCTCCACCCACGGCAGCCCGCTCGGCGGCGCGGTCGTCGAGCTGTGGCACGCCGACAGCGACGGCTTCTACTCCCAGTTCGCGCCGGGCATCCCCGAGTGGAACCTGCGCGGCACGTTCACCACCGACGAGCAGGGCCGCTTCGAGATCACCTCGATCCGCCCGGCGCCGTACCAGATCCCGACCGACGGCTCCTGCGGCAAGCTGATCGCCGCGGCCGGCTGGCACGCCTGGCGACCCGCCCACCTGCACGTGAAGGTGTCCGCGCCCGGCCACGAGCTGCTCACCGCCCAGCTGTACTTCCCCGGCGACGAGCACAACGACGACGACATCGCCGACGCCGTGAAGCCCGAGCTGATGCTCGCCCCGGTCGACCAGCCCGACGGCTCGATCACCGTCGACTACGGCTTCGTGCTGGACCCGGTGCGCGCCTGA
- a CDS encoding mandelate racemase/muconate lactonizing enzyme family protein: protein MKITAIEAIPFRIPYVKPLRFASGEVHVADHVLVRVHTDDGVVGVAEAPPRPFTYGETQRGIIAVIETIFAPQVVGLALTDREQMAALLGRTVGNPTAKAAIDMAVWDALGRTLGLPVSELLGGYTDRMRVSHMLGFDQPAAMVDEAERMRDVHGITTFKVKVGRRPASLDVAVVRALREGLGPDVVLYVDGNRGWTASESARAMRQMADLDLAFAEELSPADDVLGRRWLVGQLDVPFIADESATTPAEVTREVLGGSATALSVKTARTGFTGSQRVLHLAEGLGLEVVMGNQIDGQLGSICTVAFGAAHQRSSLHAGELSNFLDMSDDLLTEPLRIENGELVLRPGAGLGVQIDEERLRRYRCDR, encoded by the coding sequence GTGAAGATCACCGCGATCGAGGCGATCCCGTTCCGGATCCCGTACGTCAAGCCGCTGCGGTTCGCCAGCGGCGAGGTGCACGTCGCCGACCACGTGCTGGTCCGGGTGCACACCGACGACGGGGTCGTGGGCGTGGCCGAGGCGCCGCCGCGGCCGTTCACCTACGGCGAGACCCAGCGCGGGATCATCGCGGTGATCGAGACGATCTTCGCGCCGCAGGTGGTCGGCCTGGCGCTGACCGACCGCGAGCAGATGGCCGCGCTGCTGGGCCGCACCGTCGGCAACCCCACCGCCAAGGCCGCGATCGACATGGCCGTGTGGGACGCCCTCGGCCGCACCCTCGGGCTGCCGGTCTCCGAGCTGCTCGGCGGCTACACCGACCGGATGCGGGTCTCCCACATGCTCGGCTTCGACCAGCCCGCCGCGATGGTCGACGAGGCCGAGCGGATGCGCGACGTGCACGGCATCACCACGTTCAAGGTCAAGGTGGGGCGCCGGCCCGCATCGCTCGACGTCGCCGTGGTCCGCGCGCTGCGCGAGGGCCTCGGCCCCGACGTCGTGCTGTACGTCGACGGCAACCGCGGCTGGACCGCGTCCGAGTCCGCGCGGGCGATGCGGCAGATGGCCGACCTCGACCTGGCCTTCGCCGAGGAGCTCAGCCCCGCCGACGACGTGCTCGGGCGGCGCTGGCTGGTCGGGCAGCTCGACGTACCGTTCATCGCCGACGAGTCCGCCACGACGCCGGCCGAGGTGACCCGCGAGGTGCTCGGCGGCTCGGCCACGGCGCTCTCGGTCAAGACCGCGCGGACCGGCTTCACCGGCTCGCAGCGGGTGCTCCACCTCGCCGAGGGGCTCGGGCTCGAGGTGGTGATGGGCAACCAGATCGACGGCCAGCTCGGCTCGATCTGCACCGTGGCGTTCGGGGCGGCGCATCAGCGCAGCAGCCTGCACGCCGGCGAGCTCTCGAACTTCCTCGACATGAGCGACGACCTGCTCACCGAGCCGCTGCGGATCGAGAACGGCGAGCTGGTCCTGCGCCCCGGCGCCGGCCTCGGCGTCCAGATCGACGAGGAGAGGCTGCGGCGCTACCGCTGCGACCGCTGA
- the catC gene encoding muconolactone Delta-isomerase, with translation MLFAVRMDVDLPRDLAPAEREDLVARERAYSQELQRGGEWAHIWRIVGLYSNISIFDVDSNARLHEILSGLPLFPFLRIEVTPLTAHPSAIR, from the coding sequence ATGCTCTTCGCGGTCCGGATGGACGTCGACCTCCCGCGCGACCTCGCCCCCGCCGAGCGCGAGGACCTGGTCGCGCGGGAACGGGCGTACTCCCAGGAGCTCCAGCGCGGCGGCGAGTGGGCGCACATCTGGCGCATCGTCGGGCTGTACTCGAACATCAGCATCTTCGACGTGGACTCCAACGCGCGGCTGCACGAGATCCTGTCCGGGCTCCCGCTGTTCCCCTTCCTGCGGATCGAGGTCACCCCACTGACCGCGCACCCGTCGGCGATCCGATGA
- a CDS encoding chorismate mutase, with amino-acid sequence MEHVSADDARAELHRLRSSIDNLDAALVHLLAERFKCTETVGRLKARAGMPPADPAREAVQIARLRSMAESSGLDPHFAEKILNVIIAEVIRNHEQFAEESDD; translated from the coding sequence ATGGAGCACGTGAGTGCAGACGACGCCCGGGCCGAGCTCCACCGACTCCGGTCGAGCATCGACAACCTCGACGCCGCCCTCGTGCACCTGCTGGCCGAGCGCTTCAAGTGCACCGAGACGGTCGGGCGCCTCAAGGCGCGCGCCGGCATGCCGCCCGCCGACCCCGCCCGCGAGGCGGTTCAGATCGCGCGGCTGCGGTCGATGGCGGAGAGCTCCGGGCTCGACCCGCACTTCGCCGAGAAGATCCTCAACGTGATCATCGCGGAGGTCATCCGCAACCACGAGCAGTTCGCTGAGGAGAGCGACGACTGA
- a CDS encoding LysR family transcriptional regulator, protein MDLKQLRYFDAVAETCHFGQAAERLHLAQPALSQAVRRLEAELGVLLLARTTRQVALTPAGEFFHREVRRILGDLDACVVGTRSIADGSRGLLRVGFTGTSAFTQLARLSRMVRAALPGVALEVQADLLTPGQVERLLDGRLDLGVLRGPVADPGIETRTLMQEPLVLALPADHRLVPEPALEVVDVSAEEFVAYADARSAVNEAMVSSCLRAGFSPNVTHRAPGTAALLALVAAHLGVALVPESVRSMQLRGVVFRDVADAATIDLSLAWRADEPSALVAGALGVLDRHGFFSPQPSPTS, encoded by the coding sequence ATGGATCTCAAGCAGCTGCGCTACTTCGACGCCGTCGCGGAGACCTGTCACTTCGGCCAGGCCGCGGAGCGCCTGCACCTGGCCCAGCCCGCGCTCTCCCAGGCCGTCCGGCGGCTCGAGGCCGAGCTCGGCGTGCTCCTCCTCGCCCGGACGACCCGGCAGGTCGCGCTGACGCCGGCCGGCGAGTTCTTCCACCGCGAGGTGCGCCGGATCCTCGGCGATCTCGACGCCTGCGTGGTCGGCACCCGCAGCATCGCCGACGGCAGCCGCGGCCTGCTCCGGGTCGGGTTCACCGGGACCAGCGCCTTCACCCAGCTGGCCCGCCTCTCCCGGATGGTCCGCGCGGCGCTGCCCGGCGTCGCCCTGGAGGTGCAGGCCGACCTGCTGACGCCCGGCCAGGTGGAGCGGCTGCTCGACGGCCGCCTCGACCTCGGCGTGCTCCGCGGGCCGGTCGCCGACCCCGGCATCGAGACCCGCACCCTGATGCAGGAGCCGCTCGTGCTGGCGCTGCCGGCCGACCACCGGCTGGTCCCGGAGCCCGCGCTCGAGGTGGTCGACGTCTCGGCCGAGGAGTTCGTCGCGTACGCCGACGCCCGCTCCGCCGTCAACGAGGCGATGGTCTCCAGCTGCCTGCGCGCGGGCTTCTCGCCCAATGTCACCCACCGGGCGCCCGGCACGGCGGCGCTGCTGGCCCTGGTCGCCGCCCACCTCGGCGTCGCGCTGGTGCCCGAGTCGGTGCGCAGCATGCAGCTCAGGGGCGTGGTGTTCCGCGACGTCGCCGACGCCGCGACCATCGACCTCTCGCTGGCCTGGCGGGCCGACGAGCCGTCGGCCCTGGTGGCCGGGGCGCTCGGCGTACTCGACCGGCACGGCTTCTTCTCCCCGCAACCCTCCCCCACGAGCTGA
- a CDS encoding 3-oxoacid CoA-transferase subunit A produces MARTALLDTADEAVAGIEDGSTVLVGGFGLAGMPFDLIDALIRQGATDLTIVSNNAGNGEVGLAALLKAGRVRKVVCSFPRQADSYVFDELYLAGRLELEVVPQGNLAERMRAAGAGIGAFYSPTAVGTPLADGKESRVIDGREYLLEYPVKGDYALISAHRADRLGNLVYRKTARNFGPVMAAAATTTIAQVSGVVDTGTLDPEAVVTPSIYVDRVVAVEERHYTVQGAR; encoded by the coding sequence ATGGCCCGCACCGCACTGCTCGACACCGCCGACGAGGCCGTCGCCGGGATCGAGGACGGATCGACCGTCCTGGTGGGGGGATTCGGGCTCGCCGGGATGCCCTTCGACCTGATCGACGCCCTCATCCGGCAGGGGGCGACGGACCTGACGATCGTGTCCAACAACGCCGGCAACGGCGAGGTCGGGCTCGCGGCGCTGCTCAAGGCGGGCCGGGTGCGCAAGGTGGTCTGCTCCTTCCCGCGCCAGGCCGACTCGTACGTCTTCGACGAGCTCTACCTCGCCGGGCGCCTGGAGCTGGAGGTCGTCCCGCAGGGCAACCTCGCCGAGCGGATGCGCGCCGCGGGCGCCGGCATCGGCGCCTTCTACAGCCCGACCGCGGTCGGCACGCCGCTCGCCGACGGCAAGGAGTCGCGGGTCATCGACGGGCGGGAGTACCTGCTCGAGTACCCCGTCAAGGGCGACTACGCCCTGATCTCCGCGCACCGCGCCGACCGCCTCGGCAACCTCGTCTACCGCAAGACCGCCCGCAACTTCGGCCCGGTGATGGCCGCTGCCGCGACGACCACGATCGCCCAGGTGAGCGGCGTGGTCGACACCGGCACCCTCGACCCCGAGGCCGTCGTCACGCCCTCCATCTACGTCGACCGCGTGGTCGCCGTGGAGGAGCGCCACTACACCGTGCAGGGGGCACGATGA
- a CDS encoding LysR substrate-binding domain-containing protein, which yields MDLLRHLRYFVTVAEERHFGRAAERLHMAQPPLSQQIRRLEAEVGVALFERTTRRVDLTPAGAAYLERARAILAEVDDAAGEARRVAAGTVGRLAVGCVGSATYSLLPALSRRLAEELPGIEVAFRGEMLVADQVEALRSGGIDLALLRPPVDDPGLAVTALREERLVVAVPAGDRLATRRQVRVADLAGTDLIVHSAGRRSAMYDVVRRLFADAGVTPRIRHEVGETSTLVTLVAGGLGAAVVPEPVGALALDGVAFRPLVRPARSVELAVAHRAGRTEPHLHRTLAVLTEVVRDS from the coding sequence ATGGATCTGCTGCGCCACCTCCGGTACTTCGTGACCGTCGCCGAGGAGCGGCACTTCGGCCGCGCCGCCGAGCGGCTGCACATGGCGCAGCCCCCGCTCTCCCAGCAGATCCGCCGCCTGGAGGCCGAGGTCGGGGTCGCGCTGTTCGAGCGCACCACCCGGCGGGTCGACCTCACCCCGGCCGGCGCGGCCTACCTGGAGCGGGCGCGGGCGATCCTGGCGGAGGTCGACGACGCCGCCGGCGAGGCCCGGCGGGTCGCGGCCGGCACGGTCGGGCGGCTCGCCGTCGGCTGCGTCGGGTCCGCGACCTACAGCCTGCTGCCCGCGCTCTCGCGCCGGCTGGCCGAGGAGCTGCCCGGGATCGAGGTCGCGTTCCGCGGGGAGATGCTGGTCGCCGACCAGGTCGAGGCACTGCGGTCCGGCGGGATCGACCTCGCGCTGCTGCGCCCGCCGGTCGACGACCCCGGGCTGGCCGTCACGGCGCTGCGCGAGGAGCGGCTGGTCGTCGCCGTGCCCGCCGGCGACCGGCTCGCGACGCGCCGGCAGGTCCGGGTCGCCGACCTCGCCGGCACCGACCTGATCGTGCACTCGGCCGGCCGCCGGTCCGCGATGTACGACGTCGTGCGGCGCCTGTTCGCCGACGCCGGCGTGACGCCGCGGATCCGGCACGAGGTGGGCGAGACCTCCACGCTCGTGACGCTGGTGGCGGGCGGGCTCGGCGCGGCCGTCGTACCGGAGCCGGTGGGGGCGCTCGCCCTCGACGGCGTCGCCTTTCGCCCGCTGGTGCGGCCCGCGCGATCCGTCGAGCTGGCCGTCGCGCACCGCGCCGGGCGCACCGAGCCGCACCTGCACCGCACCCTCGCCGTGCTCACCGAGGTCGTGCGCGACTCCTAG
- a CDS encoding TrpB-like pyridoxal phosphate-dependent enzyme gives MSDDRVTYTLEPDEQPTHWYNIVADLPTPPPPPLHPATHEPVGPDDLAPLFPPELIAQEVTAERYVEIPEPVLDVYRQYRPSPLYRARRWEERLGTSARIYYKYEGVSPAGSHKVNTAVPQVYYNRLNGITRLTTETGAGQWGTALSYAAALFGVECEVWQVGASYDTKPQRRTLIEVFGGRVHRSPSRLTESGKAFAEEHPGSLGIAISEAVEVAAQDPEAKYALGSVLNHVLLHQTVIGEEALRQLAKAGESGADLVVGCAGGGSNFAGLSFPFLRERLAGNQAPRILAVEPSSCPTLTRGEYRYDFGDTAGLTPLMKMHTLGHDFVPSPIHAGGLRYHGMAPLVSHAVNEGLIDAVALHQSECFEAAVEFARTQGVVPAPESSHALAQVRREALAATEAGASPVIVVGLSGHGLLELGAYESFLGGRLEDDPLSDEALTAALANVPVVG, from the coding sequence ATGAGCGACGACCGGGTGACGTACACCCTCGAGCCGGACGAGCAGCCGACCCACTGGTACAACATCGTGGCCGACCTGCCGACGCCTCCCCCGCCGCCGCTGCACCCGGCGACCCACGAGCCGGTCGGGCCGGACGACCTCGCGCCGCTGTTCCCGCCGGAGCTGATCGCCCAGGAGGTCACCGCCGAGCGGTACGTCGAGATCCCGGAGCCGGTCCTCGACGTCTACCGCCAGTACCGGCCCTCGCCGCTGTACCGGGCCCGCCGCTGGGAGGAACGGCTCGGCACGTCCGCGCGGATCTACTACAAGTACGAGGGCGTCTCGCCGGCCGGGTCACACAAGGTCAACACGGCCGTGCCGCAGGTCTACTACAACCGCCTCAACGGCATCACGCGCCTGACCACCGAGACCGGCGCCGGTCAGTGGGGCACCGCCCTGTCGTACGCCGCCGCGCTGTTCGGCGTCGAGTGCGAGGTCTGGCAGGTCGGGGCGTCGTACGACACCAAGCCGCAGCGACGCACCCTGATCGAGGTCTTCGGCGGCAGGGTGCACCGCTCGCCGAGCCGGCTCACCGAGTCGGGCAAGGCGTTCGCCGAGGAGCACCCGGGCTCGCTCGGCATCGCGATCTCCGAGGCGGTCGAGGTGGCGGCGCAGGATCCCGAGGCGAAGTACGCCCTCGGGTCGGTGCTCAACCACGTGCTGCTGCACCAGACGGTGATCGGCGAGGAGGCGCTGCGCCAGCTCGCCAAGGCCGGCGAGTCCGGCGCCGACCTGGTCGTCGGCTGCGCCGGTGGCGGCTCGAACTTCGCGGGGCTGTCCTTCCCGTTCCTGCGCGAGAGGCTGGCCGGCAACCAGGCGCCGCGGATCCTCGCCGTCGAGCCGAGCTCGTGCCCCACGCTGACCCGCGGCGAGTACCGCTACGACTTCGGCGACACCGCCGGCCTCACGCCGCTGATGAAGATGCACACCCTCGGCCACGACTTCGTGCCCTCCCCCATCCACGCGGGCGGCCTGCGCTACCACGGCATGGCGCCGCTGGTCTCCCACGCCGTCAACGAGGGGCTGATCGACGCGGTCGCGCTGCACCAGAGCGAGTGCTTCGAGGCCGCCGTCGAGTTCGCCCGCACCCAGGGCGTCGTACCGGCCCCCGAGTCGTCGCACGCCCTCGCCCAGGTACGCCGCGAGGCGCTCGCCGCCACGGAGGCCGGTGCGTCGCCGGTCATCGTGGTCGGGCTGTCCGGGCACGGCCTGCTCGAGCTCGGCGCGTACGAGAGCTTCCTCGGCGGCCGGCTGGAGGACGACCCGCTCTCGGACGAGGCGCTGACCGCGGCGCTGGCGAACGTGCCGGTGGTCGGCTGA
- a CDS encoding 3-oxoacid CoA-transferase subunit B, protein MTTLATTVENLDRGPLTMDELAVVIARDIPEGSFVNLGIGQPTKIADHLTPDQGVVLHTENGMLGMGPAAHGDQVDPDLTNAGKVPVTELPGASYFHHADSFAMMRGGHLDVCVLGAYQVAANGDLANWHTGRPDAIPAVGGAMDLAIGAKDVLVMMALFGKDGSPKLVPACTYPLTGVACVSRVYTDHGVFELGGPEVVVRATWGIGLAELRDRLGVPLAAKEA, encoded by the coding sequence ATGACCACGCTCGCCACCACCGTCGAGAACCTCGACCGCGGCCCGCTGACCATGGACGAGCTCGCCGTGGTGATCGCCCGCGACATCCCCGAGGGCTCCTTCGTGAACCTCGGCATCGGCCAGCCCACCAAGATCGCCGACCACCTGACCCCGGATCAAGGCGTCGTCCTGCACACCGAGAACGGCATGCTCGGCATGGGGCCGGCCGCTCACGGCGACCAGGTCGACCCGGACCTCACCAACGCCGGCAAGGTGCCCGTCACCGAGCTGCCCGGGGCGTCGTACTTCCACCACGCCGACTCGTTCGCGATGATGCGCGGCGGTCACCTCGACGTCTGCGTGCTGGGCGCCTACCAGGTCGCCGCCAACGGCGACCTCGCCAACTGGCACACCGGCCGGCCGGACGCGATCCCCGCCGTGGGCGGCGCGATGGACCTCGCCATCGGCGCCAAGGACGTGCTGGTGATGATGGCGCTGTTCGGCAAGGACGGCTCGCCCAAGCTGGTCCCGGCCTGCACCTACCCGCTCACCGGCGTCGCCTGCGTGAGCCGCGTGTATACCGACCACGGCGTCTTCGAGCTCGGCGGCCCGGAGGTCGTCGTCCGCGCCACCTGGGGGATCGGCCTGGCGGAGCTCCGCGACCGGCTCGGCGTGCCGCTGGCGGCGAAGGAGGCCTGA
- a CDS encoding thiolase family protein, whose product MSAFVYAAVRTPFGRFNGALAGVRTDDLGAAVVSSVLARTPGLDPAAIGDIVWGNANGAGEDNRNVGRMAALLAGVPVSVPAVTVNRLCGSSLEAVMAGSRAIETGDADVVLTGGVESMTRAPWVLPKPDRAFPVGDVTAVSTALGWRLVNPRMPEEWTVSLGEANEQLQERFGISRERQDAFAARSHQRAHQAWEDGFYDDLVAPVEGTDLARDEGIRAGSTPDSLAGLAPVFRKDGTITAGNASPLSDGASAVLLGSEAAADRIGTAPLARVAGRAAYALEPQAFGYAPVEAANAALERAGIGWSEVGAVELNEAFAVQSLACVDAWPIDPEIVNRRGGAIALGHPLGASGGRLVGTLAKVLRETNQRWGVAGICIGVGQGLAVVLENLEAR is encoded by the coding sequence GTGAGCGCCTTCGTCTATGCAGCGGTCCGTACGCCCTTCGGCCGGTTCAACGGTGCCCTGGCGGGCGTCCGCACCGACGACCTGGGCGCCGCGGTCGTGTCGTCCGTCCTCGCCCGTACGCCGGGGCTCGACCCGGCCGCGATCGGCGACATCGTCTGGGGCAACGCCAACGGGGCCGGGGAGGACAACCGCAACGTCGGCCGGATGGCCGCCCTGCTCGCCGGCGTCCCGGTGAGCGTCCCCGCCGTCACGGTCAACCGCCTCTGCGGCTCCAGCCTCGAGGCGGTCATGGCCGGCTCCCGTGCCATCGAGACCGGCGACGCGGACGTCGTCCTGACCGGCGGCGTCGAGTCGATGACCCGCGCCCCGTGGGTGCTCCCGAAGCCGGACCGCGCCTTCCCCGTCGGCGACGTCACCGCGGTCTCGACCGCGCTGGGCTGGCGGCTGGTCAACCCGCGGATGCCGGAGGAGTGGACGGTCAGCCTCGGCGAGGCCAACGAGCAGCTCCAGGAGCGGTTCGGGATCTCCCGCGAGCGGCAGGACGCCTTCGCGGCCCGCTCCCATCAGCGAGCGCACCAGGCCTGGGAGGACGGGTTCTACGACGACCTCGTCGCCCCGGTCGAGGGCACCGACCTCGCCCGCGACGAGGGCATCCGGGCCGGCAGCACACCGGATTCCCTCGCGGGCCTCGCGCCGGTCTTCCGCAAGGACGGCACGATCACCGCCGGCAACGCCTCGCCGCTCAGCGACGGCGCCTCCGCGGTCCTGCTGGGCTCGGAGGCGGCCGCCGACCGGATCGGTACGGCGCCGCTGGCGCGCGTGGCCGGCCGGGCGGCGTACGCCCTCGAGCCGCAGGCGTTCGGCTACGCCCCCGTCGAGGCCGCCAACGCGGCGCTGGAGCGGGCCGGGATCGGCTGGTCCGAGGTGGGGGCGGTCGAGCTCAACGAGGCCTTCGCGGTGCAGTCGCTCGCCTGCGTCGACGCGTGGCCGATCGATCCCGAGATCGTCAATCGGCGCGGCGGCGCGATCGCCCTCGGTCACCCGCTGGGCGCGTCCGGCGGCCGCCTGGTCGGCACCCTGGCCAAGGTGCTGCGCGAGACGAACCAGCGCTGGGGCGTCGCCGGCATCTGCATCGGCGTCGGCCAGGGCCTCGCCGTCGTCCTCGAGAACCTCGAGGCGCGCTGA
- a CDS encoding alpha/beta fold hydrolase yields MAASLPGWNLLGWDLPGHGASPAADRLTPGFSMSDLAAAVLAAVDEAVGDDLPFAYAGDSVGGAVGLQLALDHPGRVCSLTVLCSAASFGPPAGWHERAARVRAEGMAPMVASSPARWFGSAIRSAPGERTAGPLADLAEVDPEGYARVCEALAGFDVRARLASVSVPLLAVAGAEDVATPPAVLAELADGVPEGRLEVLDGVGHLAPYEAPAEVAALLSSALRGELSRRSPQRTARGCG; encoded by the coding sequence GTGGCCGCCTCCCTGCCGGGCTGGAACCTCCTCGGCTGGGACCTGCCCGGCCACGGCGCCAGTCCGGCCGCGGACCGGCTGACGCCCGGCTTCTCGATGAGCGACCTGGCCGCGGCGGTCCTCGCGGCCGTCGACGAGGCGGTCGGCGACGACCTGCCGTTCGCGTACGCCGGCGACTCGGTCGGCGGCGCCGTCGGGCTCCAGCTCGCCCTGGACCACCCCGGCCGGGTGTGCTCGCTGACCGTGCTGTGCAGCGCCGCGTCCTTCGGCCCCCCGGCCGGCTGGCACGAGCGGGCGGCGCGGGTCCGCGCCGAGGGGATGGCGCCCATGGTCGCCTCCTCGCCGGCGCGCTGGTTCGGGTCGGCGATCCGCTCCGCGCCCGGCGAGCGCACGGCGGGGCCGCTGGCGGACCTGGCGGAGGTGGACCCCGAGGGCTACGCCCGGGTCTGCGAGGCGCTGGCCGGCTTCGACGTCCGGGCACGGCTGGCGTCGGTGAGCGTTCCCCTGCTCGCCGTCGCCGGCGCCGAGGACGTCGCCACCCCGCCGGCCGTCCTGGCCGAGCTCGCCGACGGCGTACCCGAGGGACGGCTGGAGGTCCTCGACGGCGTGGGCCACCTGGCGCCGTACGAGGCGCCGGCCGAGGTCGCGGCGCTGCTCTCGTCAGCGCTGCGGGGTGAGCTCAGTCGTCGCTCTCCTCAGCGAACTGCTCGTGGTTGCGGATGA